In Pirellula sp. SH-Sr6A, the DNA window ATCGCCTTCTGCGCATACCATCTTGCCTCAACGAGCTTGTTTCCCTCCACCAAAAACTCTGCCAGGCCTGCATAAGGCTCAATTTTTTGTGGAAAGACGGATACAGCCATTTTCAGAGTCGCCTCCGCACGCCGCCGATCTCGAAGCGCAGCATAAACTTTGGCCATTTCGAGGTAGTCCTGAAACGCTTCGCTCCCCAACGAGACAATGCGTTCCCGCACAACGCGTTCCTCTTCAAGCTGCTTGGATTGGTAATAGAGGTCGGCCAACGCTCTCAACGCCGAAAGACTCTCGGGTTCCATTGCCACGCATCGCAAGAGAAGTCGTTCGGATTCCAGCGTATCTTTTTGCCTAAAGTAAACAGCCGCGGCCTCGGTAAAAATCGATTTGGCAGTTCTCTTGATCTCCTGGTCGCTCAGAACTTGATACCGTTCTTCACCCGACAGGTTGTCCTTCTTTTTCAACTCGGCATAGGTTTCCAGATACTCTTTGGCTTCCCCACGCTTTCCCTGCCGCAAACAAGCATTCCCCAGCCCGACATAGAGGCTCGCAGTCTCGACGCCTAACTCTTTTGCTTTCCGGAAGCTCGCTTCGGATTCTGCGAGTTTGCCCAACTCGAGCTGCGCCTGCCCGAGCAGCAACCAATGCGACCCTTCTTCGGGATGCTTTTTCAACGACTCGGTGAGAACGTCACTAGCCTCCTCAAATCCACCTAAATTGGATAGAGCGAGTGCCAAGTGATGGGCCATATCAAAGGAATCAAAACCGAGGGCCACACCCTGCCGCAAAGTGTTCAGTGCCAAATCGTAGTTGCCTTGCTCCATCGCAATCGAGGCTAGGTTGATGTAATGAAGCTCTTGTTTTGGCTCCAGTCGAATGCACTCTTGCCACATAGCCTGGGCATCGGAGTAATGCCGCGTCTGGGCTTTCATCATGCCCACGACATGCAACGCATCGGCACTCGATGGATATTGCGACTGAAGCCGCGCAGCGACTTCCTCCAACTCTTCCTCCAATGTGTCGAGGGACGCGCGAAGAGGCCGAACAACCAATTGCACCAATGGAGAAAGATTGGGGGTTGGATCCGCGCCATCGCTCGGAGTACCCGTGGGACTTTCAGCGGAGGACTGGGATGTCGCTAGGGGTTGAGACGTCGCGGGGGTAGGTAACGGCGAAGTCGGAGGCGGGGTGGTTTTTGGTTCACCCTTCTCTAACGTTCCCAACCATTCCGACAACTCCGCTTGGCGGTCCATGGTGTTTCGCAAAAGCGACAGTTGATAGAACGAGAGCGCGCCGGCCGTGACCGCGATCCAGACCGCTAAC includes these proteins:
- a CDS encoding tetratricopeptide repeat protein, with amino-acid sequence MSSGDTKKWLPWLAVWIAVTAGALSFYQLSLLRNTMDRQAELSEWLGTLEKGEPKTTPPPTSPLPTPATSQPLATSQSSAESPTGTPSDGADPTPNLSPLVQLVVRPLRASLDTLEEELEEVAARLQSQYPSSADALHVVGMMKAQTRHYSDAQAMWQECIRLEPKQELHYINLASIAMEQGNYDLALNTLRQGVALGFDSFDMAHHLALALSNLGGFEEASDVLTESLKKHPEEGSHWLLLGQAQLELGKLAESEASFRKAKELGVETASLYVGLGNACLRQGKRGEAKEYLETYAELKKKDNLSGEERYQVLSDQEIKRTAKSIFTEAAAVYFRQKDTLESERLLLRCVAMEPESLSALRALADLYYQSKQLEEERVVRERIVSLGSEAFQDYLEMAKVYAALRDRRRAEATLKMAVSVFPQKIEPYAGLAEFLVEGNKLVEARWYAQKAIERVPSAEGFLFLASICDKLQDERGAAEARKYAKQLSSQQPDQR